The Candidatus Nezhaarchaeales archaeon genomic sequence CCGCTCTATTGAGAGCATACCTTACGCTTTAATGAGGCTCTCTGAGCTTACCGTAGCCTATAGGCTTACTCAGCAACCGGACGTTAGGGTCATCTTAATGGACGGATCACTTTCAGGGGTCTATGGACCCCTAATGAGAGACTTTAGGCTCCTAATGAGGGGGTCAAGCGTATTTGAAGGGCTTAAAACGCCTTACGGTAGTATAAGTAAGGCTGACGTAGTGTTAGCTGGTAATCTTGGGCCATACCCCTACTTCATTCCTAATAGAGGTGTTTTCTCGAAGTACCATTGTTTAAAGCACCTACTTGATAAGGATGATGACGGCTGGATCCCAGTAGATGAGCTTAAGTCGCAGTATAGTAGCTTTAACCGTGTTTACGCGGGGCTTAAGAGGCTTAACGATAGGCTTAGTGGAGGCCTCCTCGAGCTTAAGGATGGAGGTAAACATGTTAGGGTTAGGCCGGAGCTTAAAGATTATTGGGATAGGGTTTGGTGGGCTACCTCTAGGTTAGCTGATCGGATATTTGAAGGGAAGGATGAATACCCGTTACTGCTTGACGAGGATCGATGGATTACGGTTTTAGATGTAAACGCCATGAACCTTTTCACGCTCTACAACCTATTAAGCGAAGCGGTTAGGAGGAGGGTACTGGTGGTAGGCGTTGCTAAGGATACGTCGGCTACAGACTTCGTAAGGTCCTTAATGCCGACGCTACTACACATTAAGGGCGTAACTAACGACTTTGAAGGGCTACCTGTGCTTCAAAGCGATAAAGCTACGTTAACTATGCTTAGCTCCATAAGTCACGATAAGCTTCCAACGCCATGGAGAACAATTGAATACGACTACTGCTTCGCTACTTTAATCTCTAAGATAGTTAAGGGTGAGCTTAACATTAAAGCTGCTAGAAGGATTATTGGGAGGGAGCAAACCTTCGTTAAAAGTTATTTCCAGTTGAGATCGTTAAGCCTTGACTCCTCGATGAGGAGTCCTGTGTTCTGCTACGATAGGCCGCTATACCCTGAGTACGACGAATGCCTTCTAAGTACGTTGGAAGCTCAGGAATACCGGGCCCAAGTCCAAATACACCCATTAATAGAGGTTGAGAAGCTAAGCTCCATTGGAAACTTCGTTTTACACCTACTAAGCTTATCTGATAACCCCTACGTTATAGAGGAGGATGGTTATAACCACCTGCTCTTTCTAGTTGATAAGTACGTAAAAGCGTTATCTAAGCAAGCTGGGGAGGCGTTAAGAGGTATTGCTTCCTTAGGATTAGGGCGGATCGTAAATAAGTATAAGGCGTACTTTGTAGCTAAGAGGTTTAGGGATCTTCGAGCCGAGGTTGAAAGGTTGAGGGAGGTTCGAGGTGTACTCGGCGTTAAACCGACCCTTTGAAGACTTAGATGGAAGGTTTAAGGCCCGCTTAAAATCTTCACAGGTTAAAGAGCGTAGCTTCATAGCTAGGGAGGGGACAGTTACATTAACGAGCGTGGTAGGAGTTTTTGAAGCTGCCTTCGACCTCGACGTACTATCGCACCTTGAAAAGCCGTGCTTTATAGCCGTTAAACGGACAGATAAGGACGGTGAAAAATACTTGATTTACGAGGTTACGGCTGTTAAACCAGTACATTACCAGATGCTATCGATAAGTTCGGGGATGCCTAAAATCGTTAGGCATGAATACCTTGAAAAAGTTGATCAAAGCTGGGGAAGGTCTGAAGATACGTGGATCGATATTTACGCGGTTTACACTGGCTACGTGATGAGAGAAGCTGGTGGAGGATATACCTTTGAGCGGAATGAGGCCATAGTGCCTCTTGAAGGAGCTGAAGCAAAACTCTTATCAGTAGAAGCCGTGGAAGACCTAATTAACGTTAAGGGCGGCGTAAGCATAGGCGTCATGGAGGGGGTCGAAAAGGAGCTACTAGTAAACTTGGAGAGGCTGTTAAAGTACCATGGAGGCGTGTTCGGCTTTACTGGCGTCGGTAAATCGAACCTAACTTCCATGCTGGCTAGGAAAATCCTTGAAAACCTACCCGACGTTAAGGTAGCGGTAATCGATGTAGCTGGGGAGTATGGTGTTGGGCTGGCTGATCAAATAGCGGAAAAGGGAGCAATATATACGACGGAAAACTACGAGCTAGCTGAGGATAGGGTTGACGCCTTCCTAGCTTCGCAGGCGGTACCTGAAACCCTCTATGAAGCTTTAAACCAAGCGGGCCTTAAAAACGTCTTTGAAGCTTACGTGGAAGATCTATTCAATAGGGAGAAGATAAGGCCCTTAAGCTTGGAATTAAGGTCCTTCGAGGCCTTAATACGTCCCTTTGAGGCTATAGATAGACCTGAAGCCATAAGCATGTCGATGGACTTAAGGAAAACCCTTGAAAAGAGGAAGCTACCGGTGTCGATAAGTATAGATAGGATACTTAAGGATGAACAGCTTTATAGCGAGGTCTTAAGCATCTTAAACAGCTACAAGGATAAAGTGAAAAAAATACGTTACCCACCTGAGAAGCTAGTAGCTCAGATAGAGCTTACCATAAAGGTGTTTGAGGCATACGCTAAAGAGGTCGGGGAGAAGGCTAGTACGCCTGAAGATATAGCTTATAAGCTTACGGATCCGCAAGACCCTGAAAGACTAATAGTGATATACGTTCCAAACCCCTTAGACGCTAGACGCTTAGCTACAAGGTTGATTGACGGGCTCTTCATAATACGTAAGAGGAGGTCTAGGGGGCCGAGGCTCCTCCTAATATTGGATGAGGCACAGGAGTTCATACCTGATAGGGTGAGTAGAGAAGACTTCACGGCTGAAGCAAACATAGCCGTCGAAAAACTACTTAGACAGGGGAGAAAATACCGGATACATGGTTGGATAAGCACTCAGAGGGTAGCCCATTTAAACGTAAACGCAATACAGCAAATACAAAGCTTCTTCGTAGGGACGTTGCCGAGGGAGTATGATCGGAGGGTAATAGCGGAGGCAACGGGGATAAGCCCGGATATTTTAGATAAAACGGCTTACCTCGACGTAGGAGAATGGCTGTTCGTATCGTTTAGGGCTACGAAGCTAAGGAACGTTCCAGTATTTATAAGGGCGGAGAACAATGAAGAGGCGCTACTGAGACACTTCTCAAACTTAAGCAGTTGAAGCACGCTTTAACAGGGGTAGCCGACGAGTTACGTGTACTCGTCGATGGCCTCCACCGCTTTAATACGTACTAGTAAGCTTATTGAGAGGATTTGTAAAGCTAACCGCCATGTTTAAAAGCTAAGTCAGCCGCTAGATAACGGCGAGGAGTAGTTATTGATTAAGGGAGAAGTTAA encodes the following:
- a CDS encoding DUF87 domain-containing protein, producing MYSALNRPFEDLDGRFKARLKSSQVKERSFIAREGTVTLTSVVGVFEAAFDLDVLSHLEKPCFIAVKRTDKDGEKYLIYEVTAVKPVHYQMLSISSGMPKIVRHEYLEKVDQSWGRSEDTWIDIYAVYTGYVMREAGGGYTFERNEAIVPLEGAEAKLLSVEAVEDLINVKGGVSIGVMEGVEKELLVNLERLLKYHGGVFGFTGVGKSNLTSMLARKILENLPDVKVAVIDVAGEYGVGLADQIAEKGAIYTTENYELAEDRVDAFLASQAVPETLYEALNQAGLKNVFEAYVEDLFNREKIRPLSLELRSFEALIRPFEAIDRPEAISMSMDLRKTLEKRKLPVSISIDRILKDEQLYSEVLSILNSYKDKVKKIRYPPEKLVAQIELTIKVFEAYAKEVGEKASTPEDIAYKLTDPQDPERLIVIYVPNPLDARRLATRLIDGLFIIRKRRSRGPRLLLILDEAQEFIPDRVSREDFTAEANIAVEKLLRQGRKYRIHGWISTQRVAHLNVNAIQQIQSFFVGTLPREYDRRVIAEATGISPDILDKTAYLDVGEWLFVSFRATKLRNVPVFIRAENNEEALLRHFSNLSS
- a CDS encoding DNA double-strand break repair nuclease NurA yields the protein MSVDSSASMFLSKHLQFLVKLLEERLLRIAGSGFDPRFMFVGLNADSSRDFARRFFGDGRFKVFAVDGSMAQEEHLEMLLFHVCSLGCYGLLKVGVDGVEVNVRDVKRDEALTLTASVPLWLEDLPNVNPQATYASEDYYLSRSIESIPYALMRLSELTVAYRLTQQPDVRVILMDGSLSGVYGPLMRDFRLLMRGSSVFEGLKTPYGSISKADVVLAGNLGPYPYFIPNRGVFSKYHCLKHLLDKDDDGWIPVDELKSQYSSFNRVYAGLKRLNDRLSGGLLELKDGGKHVRVRPELKDYWDRVWWATSRLADRIFEGKDEYPLLLDEDRWITVLDVNAMNLFTLYNLLSEAVRRRVLVVGVAKDTSATDFVRSLMPTLLHIKGVTNDFEGLPVLQSDKATLTMLSSISHDKLPTPWRTIEYDYCFATLISKIVKGELNIKAARRIIGREQTFVKSYFQLRSLSLDSSMRSPVFCYDRPLYPEYDECLLSTLEAQEYRAQVQIHPLIEVEKLSSIGNFVLHLLSLSDNPYVIEEDGYNHLLFLVDKYVKALSKQAGEALRGIASLGLGRIVNKYKAYFVAKRFRDLRAEVERLREVRGVLGVKPTL